One genomic region from Streptomyces venezuelae encodes:
- a CDS encoding lysylphosphatidylglycerol synthase transmembrane domain-containing protein yields the protein MGQDTQPPEEGEAGLPERVSGDEPLLAARVHRPSDLMRLLAGLLAIGLVIAIAAFAHGTTSGLEEDINKGAGGAPDVFVKIAGLVSSIAVLLVPVAFAIERLIKRDGLRIADGVLAAVLAHGVTLATDLWVAQGAPSTIQEALTQPQSGGGLTDPVHNYLAPVIAYMTAVGMARRPRWRVSLWAVLLLDAFTMLVAGYTTALSIVLTVLIGWTVAYGTLYAVGSPNVRPTGQTLLAGLRRVGFRPVTALRAEGVPDASDIGDRGRRYIVTLEAGPPLDVTVVDREQQAHGFFYRVWRRITLRTITTRRSIVSLRQALEQEALLAYAAIAAGANAPKLIATSELGPDAVMLVYEHIGGRSLDSLDDKEITDELVRGAWRQVRALQSRRIAHRRLAGDAILVDRSGRVFLTDLRGGEIAAGDLILRMDIAQLLTTLGLRVGAERAVAAAVEILGPDSVADCLPLLQPIALSRSTRATLRRLARERSQREREAVLAASEAAKHERELAKAAAAAERTADEASGGLPDAASDRPAVQAGSMAGAKAGIKAGSKAGTKAERKADRKAEKRALDTALDEAREEDLLAQIRQQVLLIRPQAPVEPVRLERIKPRTLVSLIAGVIAGYFLLAQISRTPLSTIGEADWRWVTAAVLFSAISYVAAAMSLLGFVPERVGFWRTVVAQVAGSFVKIVAPAAVGGVALNTRFLQRSGVRPGLAVASVGASQLFGLGAHILLLLAFGYLTGQERSQSFTPSRTVIAGLLTVAVLVLVVTAIPFMRKFVSTRLRSLFAGVVPRMLDVLQRPMKLLTGIGGMLLLTATFVFCLDASIRAFDHENQSLSYASVAVVFLAGNALGSAAPTPGGVGAVETALTFGLVAVGLPIEVATPAVLLYRLLTLYIPVLPGWICFNWLTKREAL from the coding sequence ATGGGGCAGGACACGCAGCCTCCCGAGGAGGGCGAGGCCGGGCTCCCCGAGCGGGTCTCCGGGGACGAACCCCTGCTCGCCGCCCGCGTGCACCGGCCCTCCGACCTGATGCGGCTGCTCGCCGGTCTCCTCGCCATCGGTCTCGTCATCGCCATCGCCGCCTTCGCGCACGGCACGACGTCGGGGCTCGAGGAGGACATCAACAAGGGCGCCGGCGGGGCCCCCGACGTCTTCGTCAAGATCGCCGGTCTCGTCTCCTCCATCGCCGTCCTGCTGGTCCCGGTCGCCTTCGCCATCGAGCGCCTGATCAAACGGGACGGCCTGCGCATCGCCGACGGCGTCCTCGCCGCCGTCCTCGCGCACGGCGTCACCCTCGCCACCGACCTCTGGGTCGCGCAGGGGGCGCCCAGCACGATCCAGGAAGCGCTGACCCAGCCGCAGTCCGGGGGCGGGCTCACCGACCCGGTGCACAACTACCTCGCCCCGGTCATCGCGTACATGACCGCCGTCGGCATGGCCCGCAGACCCCGCTGGCGGGTGTCGCTCTGGGCGGTACTGCTGCTCGACGCGTTCACGATGCTGGTCGCCGGCTACACCACGGCGCTCTCCATCGTGCTGACCGTGCTGATCGGCTGGACCGTGGCCTACGGCACGCTGTACGCCGTCGGCTCCCCGAACGTCAGACCCACCGGCCAGACGCTCCTCGCCGGCCTGCGCCGGGTCGGCTTCCGGCCGGTCACGGCGCTTCGTGCCGAGGGCGTGCCGGACGCCTCGGACATCGGGGACCGGGGCCGCCGCTACATCGTGACCCTGGAGGCCGGGCCACCGCTCGACGTCACCGTCGTCGACCGCGAGCAGCAGGCGCACGGCTTCTTCTACCGGGTGTGGCGGCGGATCACGCTGCGGACGATCACCACCCGCCGGTCGATCGTCTCGCTCCGCCAGGCCCTGGAGCAGGAGGCACTCCTCGCCTACGCGGCCATCGCCGCCGGGGCGAACGCGCCGAAGCTGATCGCCACCTCGGAGCTCGGTCCCGACGCCGTGATGCTCGTGTACGAGCACATCGGCGGCCGGAGCCTCGACTCGCTCGACGACAAGGAGATCACCGACGAGCTGGTACGCGGCGCCTGGCGGCAGGTGCGGGCGCTCCAGTCGCGCCGGATCGCCCACCGCAGGCTCGCGGGCGACGCGATCTTGGTGGATCGTTCCGGCAGGGTGTTCCTGACCGACCTGCGGGGCGGCGAGATCGCGGCCGGGGACCTGATCCTGCGGATGGACATCGCGCAGCTGCTCACCACCCTCGGCCTGCGGGTCGGGGCCGAGCGGGCGGTCGCGGCGGCCGTGGAGATCCTCGGGCCGGACAGCGTCGCCGACTGCCTGCCGCTCCTCCAGCCGATCGCGCTGAGCCGCTCCACGCGCGCGACGCTGCGGCGGCTGGCGCGGGAGCGGTCGCAGCGCGAGCGCGAGGCCGTGCTCGCGGCGTCCGAGGCGGCCAAGCACGAGCGCGAGCTCGCGAAGGCCGCGGCCGCGGCGGAGCGGACGGCGGACGAGGCCTCGGGCGGTCTGCCGGACGCGGCGTCGGACAGACCGGCCGTACAGGCCGGGTCCATGGCCGGGGCCAAGGCAGGGATCAAGGCAGGGAGCAAGGCGGGGACGAAGGCCGAGAGGAAGGCGGACAGGAAGGCCGAGAAGCGGGCCCTCGACACGGCGCTCGACGAGGCCCGCGAGGAGGACCTGCTGGCCCAGATCCGGCAGCAGGTCCTGCTCATCCGCCCGCAGGCGCCGGTGGAACCGGTCCGGCTGGAGCGGATCAAGCCGCGGACCCTGGTCAGTCTGATCGCGGGCGTGATCGCCGGGTACTTCCTGCTCGCGCAGATCTCCCGTACGCCGCTGTCGACGATCGGCGAGGCGGACTGGCGGTGGGTGACGGCCGCGGTGCTGTTCTCCGCGATCAGCTACGTCGCGGCGGCCATGAGCCTGCTGGGCTTCGTGCCGGAGCGGGTCGGGTTCTGGCGGACGGTGGTGGCTCAGGTCGCCGGCTCGTTCGTGAAGATCGTCGCCCCGGCCGCGGTCGGCGGTGTCGCCCTGAACACCCGCTTCCTCCAGCGCTCAGGAGTACGGCCGGGACTCGCGGTGGCCAGTGTCGGCGCCTCGCAGCTCTTCGGACTCGGGGCGCACATCCTGCTGCTGCTCGCCTTCGGCTATCTGACGGGGCAGGAGCGGTCGCAGTCCTTCACCCCGTCGAGGACGGTCATCGCCGGTCTCCTCACGGTCGCGGTGCTCGTGCTCGTCGTGACGGCGATCCCGTTCATGCGGAAGTTCGTGTCGACGCGGCTGCGCTCGCTCTTCGCCGGTGTGGTGCCGCGCATGCTGGACGTGCTCCAGCGGCCGATGAAGCTGCTCACCGGCATCGGCGGGATGCTGCTGCTCACCGCCACCTTCGTGTTCTGCCTGGACGCCTCGATCCGGGCCTTCGACCACGAGAACCAGTCGCTCAGCTACGCGAGCGTGGCGGTCGTCTTCCTGGCGGGCAACGCGCTCGGCTCGGCGGCGCCGACCCCGGGCGGCGTGGGCGCGGTGGAGACCGCGCTCACCTTCGGTCTGGTGGCGGTCGGCCTCCCCATCGAGGTCGCGACCCCGGCGGTGCTGCTCTACCGCCTGCTGACGCTGTACATCCCGGTCCTCCCTGGCTGGATCTGCTTCAACTGGCTGACGAAACGCGAAGCGCTGTAG
- a CDS encoding MGMT family protein, with the protein MRRMSVEEPVGETGELPEYAERVLDVADGIPPGRVMTYGDVAEWLGEGGPRQVGRVMALYGGTAPWWRVVRADGILLPGHELRALDHYRAEGTPLREAGRAAEGHVPRIDMRRARWDGSHT; encoded by the coding sequence ATGAGACGGATGAGCGTGGAGGAACCCGTGGGGGAGACCGGAGAACTGCCCGAGTACGCGGAGCGGGTGCTCGACGTCGCCGACGGGATCCCGCCCGGCCGGGTGATGACCTATGGCGACGTCGCCGAATGGCTGGGCGAGGGCGGGCCCCGTCAGGTCGGCCGGGTGATGGCCCTGTACGGCGGGACGGCGCCGTGGTGGCGCGTGGTCCGCGCGGACGGGATCCTGCTTCCCGGGCACGAGCTGCGGGCCCTCGACCACTACCGCGCGGAGGGCACCCCGCTGCGCGAGGCGGGCCGGGCGGCCGAGGGACACGTGCCGAGGATCGACATGCGGCGGGCGCGCTGGGACGGATCTCACACCTGA
- a CDS encoding alpha/beta hydrolase — translation MPISAAQRAALITATTVLLAAGCSDGGDDAADTTKPTGSPGLSALTSQKLVWAPCTAPSAAEGGGPAPSPLPGGTAWECSFLQAPLDWAQPAGETIELALIRARARDPEARIGSLVFNFGGPGGSGITGLPGFANEYESLRSRYDLVSFDPRGVGRSDPVECATDKELDAYYALDFTPDDAAEERTLSDAQKKYAAGCEKDAGPALPHVGTENAARDLDLMRQVLGDDKLHYFGISYGTELGGVYAHLFPKNMGRAVLDAVVDPDAGVEEGALGQAKGFQLALDNFAQDCVDRGDECTLPGTSVAEVESFVTDLLASLDKKPIPGIGARELTQTQATNGIAQALYSKEYWPYLEQGLEAADGGDGALLLSLSDSMNGRGQTGSYSNIQAANAAINCVDFKERYTLGQAKERLGKFREASPVFGDFMGWALASCSQWPVPGTWEHPDVSAPGSAPLLVIGTTGDPATPYEGTRAMVNALGKGVGIELTYEGEGHGAYNSGNACVKKAVDAYLLDGKLPATGTVCK, via the coding sequence ATGCCGATCTCCGCCGCCCAGCGCGCCGCCCTGATCACCGCCACGACCGTGCTGCTCGCCGCCGGGTGCTCGGACGGCGGGGACGACGCGGCCGACACGACGAAGCCGACCGGCTCGCCCGGGCTCTCGGCGCTGACGTCGCAGAAGCTGGTCTGGGCCCCCTGCACGGCACCGTCCGCCGCCGAGGGCGGCGGGCCCGCGCCCTCGCCGCTGCCCGGCGGCACCGCCTGGGAGTGCTCCTTCCTCCAGGCGCCGCTGGACTGGGCGCAGCCGGCCGGCGAGACCATCGAGCTGGCCCTGATCCGGGCCCGGGCCCGGGACCCCGAGGCCCGCATCGGCTCGCTCGTCTTCAACTTCGGCGGGCCCGGCGGCTCCGGCATCACCGGCCTGCCGGGCTTCGCCAACGAGTACGAGTCCCTCCGCTCCCGCTACGACCTGGTCTCCTTCGACCCGCGCGGGGTGGGCCGCAGCGACCCCGTCGAGTGCGCGACCGACAAGGAGCTCGACGCGTACTACGCCCTCGACTTCACGCCCGACGACGCGGCCGAGGAGCGGACCCTGTCGGACGCGCAGAAGAAGTACGCGGCCGGCTGCGAGAAGGACGCGGGGCCTGCGCTCCCCCACGTCGGCACCGAGAACGCCGCCCGGGACCTGGACCTGATGCGCCAGGTCCTCGGCGACGACAAGCTCCACTACTTCGGCATCTCGTACGGCACCGAACTCGGCGGCGTCTACGCCCATCTCTTCCCGAAGAACATGGGCCGGGCCGTCCTGGACGCCGTCGTCGACCCGGACGCGGGTGTCGAGGAAGGCGCGCTCGGCCAGGCGAAGGGCTTCCAGCTCGCCCTCGACAACTTCGCCCAGGACTGCGTGGACCGCGGCGACGAGTGCACCCTGCCCGGTACGAGCGTCGCCGAGGTCGAGTCCTTCGTCACCGACCTCCTGGCCTCGCTCGACAAGAAGCCGATCCCGGGCATCGGCGCCCGCGAACTGACCCAGACGCAGGCCACCAACGGCATCGCGCAGGCCCTCTACTCCAAGGAGTACTGGCCCTACCTGGAGCAGGGCCTCGAAGCGGCCGACGGCGGCGACGGCGCGCTGCTCCTCTCGCTCTCCGACTCGATGAACGGGCGCGGCCAGACCGGCTCGTACAGCAACATCCAGGCCGCCAACGCCGCCATCAACTGCGTGGACTTCAAGGAGCGCTACACCCTCGGCCAGGCGAAGGAGCGGCTCGGCAAGTTCCGCGAGGCCTCCCCGGTCTTCGGCGACTTCATGGGCTGGGCGCTCGCGAGCTGCTCGCAGTGGCCGGTGCCCGGCACCTGGGAGCACCCGGACGTCTCCGCGCCCGGGTCGGCCCCGCTCCTGGTCATCGGCACGACCGGGGACCCGGCGACGCCGTACGAGGGCACGCGCGCGATGGTGAACGCGCTCGGCAAGGGCGTCGGCATCGAGCTGACGTACGAGGGTGAGGGCCACGGCGCCTACAACAGCGGCAACGCGTGCGTGAAGAAGGCGGTGGACGCGTACCTCCTGGACGGGAAGCTGCCGGCCACGGGGACCGTCTGCAAGTGA